One Natranaerovirga hydrolytica genomic region harbors:
- a CDS encoding metal ABC transporter permease produces MGWLSNYFLNYTVMVVGMGSCIFGIISGVLGSFAVLRKQSLIGDAISHATLPGICIAFIITGVKSTPILLLGALLSGIVGVVIVMYIYNHTKIKYDSCLAMVLSVFFGLGLVLLTYIQKIPNANQAGLERFLFGQAATLLKSDVIFMLIMALLVMLMVMVFWKEFKVFVFDQAFAASMGFSTRGLDMILTSLLVIAIVLGLQTVGVVLMSAMLIAPGVAARHWTNHLWKMVIISAVFSTLSGILGTVLSTLITKMPTGPIIVIIMSIIAFVSVLFAPYKGIVWKKVRCFKNKKHYSMQKNKRFLEGGI; encoded by the coding sequence ATGGGATGGCTCAGTAATTATTTTTTAAATTATACAGTAATGGTGGTTGGAATGGGTTCTTGTATTTTTGGAATCATTAGTGGTGTATTGGGTTCCTTTGCAGTGCTAAGAAAACAAAGTTTGATAGGGGATGCAATCTCTCATGCCACACTTCCAGGGATATGTATTGCATTTATCATAACAGGGGTTAAATCAACCCCTATACTCCTGCTAGGGGCATTGTTATCGGGTATAGTAGGTGTAGTCATTGTTATGTATATTTACAATCATACAAAAATAAAATACGATAGTTGTTTGGCTATGGTATTATCTGTTTTTTTTGGATTAGGGTTGGTATTATTAACCTATATTCAAAAGATACCTAATGCCAATCAAGCTGGTTTAGAACGATTTCTTTTTGGGCAAGCGGCTACTTTATTAAAAAGTGATGTTATTTTTATGTTGATTATGGCGCTATTGGTTATGTTAATGGTTATGGTTTTTTGGAAAGAATTTAAAGTGTTTGTCTTTGATCAAGCCTTTGCCGCTTCTATGGGTTTTTCAACAAGAGGTTTGGATATGATTTTAACCAGTTTATTGGTTATTGCTATTGTATTGGGGTTACAAACAGTGGGGGTGGTACTGATGAGCGCGATGTTAATTGCACCTGGTGTTGCGGCTAGACATTGGACCAATCATTTATGGAAAATGGTCATTATATCAGCTGTATTTAGTACACTCTCAGGAATTTTAGGGACTGTATTAAGTACGTTAATCACAAAAATGCCTACTGGACCCATTATTGTTATTATAATGAGTATAATTGCTTTTGTCTCTGTTTTGTTTGCGCCTTATAAAGGGATAGTTTGGAAAAAAGTTAGATGTTTTAAGAATAAAAAGCATTATTCAATGCAGAAAAATAAAAGATTCTTAGAAGGAGGCATATAA
- a CDS encoding metal ABC transporter permease — translation MSLFQIEILIIGILTAVSCALVGVFLVLRQMAMMSDAISHTILLGIVVFFFITKDLSSPLLILGATLTGLATVFLVELVHKAKLISEDASIGLIFPFLFSIGIILISRYAGNVHLDLDAVLLGEIAFAPFERMVVNGVDIGAKSIYMMGLILLINTIYITLFYKELKIVTFDQSLAFVLGISPVVIHYSFMGLVSVTAVGAFNAVGAVLVIALMVGPAISAYFLTHQLKKIIGLSIFFSMLSTVLGFYMAFLLDVSIAGAMAVMIGIIFLIVVTIAPKDGIIANLRKEKEQEIEMATMTLLLHLKNLEKTDDTKDLYGIESIQLQLRWKEVFLNKVIYKSLENEYVVVTDNRVALTQKGRLELL, via the coding sequence ATGAGCCTTTTTCAAATAGAGATTTTGATTATCGGGATATTAACAGCTGTTTCTTGTGCTCTTGTAGGTGTTTTTTTAGTCCTAAGACAAATGGCTATGATGAGTGATGCCATTAGTCATACCATACTATTAGGGATTGTGGTTTTCTTTTTTATCACAAAAGATTTATCATCTCCTTTACTGATATTAGGCGCAACATTAACAGGTTTGGCAACGGTTTTTCTAGTTGAACTGGTTCATAAAGCAAAATTAATTAGCGAAGATGCTTCCATTGGATTGATATTTCCTTTTTTGTTTAGTATAGGCATTATACTCATTAGTCGGTATGCTGGAAATGTTCATCTTGATTTAGATGCAGTGCTTCTTGGAGAGATTGCTTTTGCACCTTTTGAAAGAATGGTGGTTAATGGTGTGGATATTGGTGCCAAATCCATTTATATGATGGGGTTGATACTTTTAATCAATACCATCTATATAACTCTTTTTTATAAAGAATTAAAAATTGTAACCTTTGATCAATCTTTGGCATTTGTATTAGGTATTTCTCCTGTGGTGATTCATTATTCTTTTATGGGATTGGTATCTGTTACAGCAGTTGGGGCATTTAATGCAGTGGGAGCCGTACTGGTTATTGCATTAATGGTGGGGCCTGCAATTTCTGCTTATTTTTTGACCCACCAATTAAAAAAAATTATAGGATTGAGCATTTTTTTTAGTATGCTCAGTACTGTGCTTGGTTTTTATATGGCATTTTTATTAGATGTTTCCATTGCAGGAGCTATGGCTGTGATGATTGGTATTATATTTTTGATCGTTGTAACGATAGCACCTAAGGATGGTATTATTGCCAATCTTAGAAAAGAAAAAGAGCAAGAAATTGAAATGGCTACAATGACGTTGTTGCTTCATTTGAAAAATCTGGAGAAAACAGATGATACCAAGGATCTATATGGTATTGAATCGATACAATTACAACTACGATGGAAGGAAGTTTTTTTAAACAAAGTCATTTATAAATCCCTTGAAAATGAGTATGTTGTTGTTACAGATAATCGTGTGGCATTAACACAAAAAGGTCGATTAGAGCTTTTATAG
- a CDS encoding metal ABC transporter ATP-binding protein gives MQGLVVEVKDLTVAYEKKPVLWDVDLNIPKGVLMAIVGPNGAGKSTLIKTMLDLIKPVAGKVSFWEQPYNKQRKKIGYVPQRGSVDWDFPTDVLDVVMMGRYGAIGWIKRPSKKDKALSLEALEKVGMLAYKDRQINELSGGQQQRVFLARALVQDAEVYFMDEPFQGVDTKTEKAIIQILKALRDKGKTVVVVHHDLQTVPDYFDRVTLLNKKIIATGTIEDVFNDANIQSTYKI, from the coding sequence ATGCAAGGTCTAGTAGTAGAGGTGAAAGATTTAACTGTTGCATATGAAAAGAAACCTGTTTTATGGGATGTGGATTTGAATATACCAAAAGGGGTATTAATGGCAATTGTTGGTCCAAACGGTGCTGGAAAATCAACCCTCATTAAAACAATGCTTGACTTAATCAAACCAGTTGCAGGAAAAGTATCTTTTTGGGAGCAACCTTATAACAAACAACGTAAAAAAATAGGATATGTGCCACAAAGAGGCAGTGTGGATTGGGACTTTCCAACAGATGTTTTAGATGTGGTAATGATGGGAAGATATGGAGCCATTGGTTGGATTAAAAGACCTTCTAAAAAAGATAAAGCGTTGTCATTAGAAGCTTTGGAAAAAGTGGGTATGTTAGCCTACAAAGACAGACAAATCAATGAACTATCAGGTGGCCAACAACAAAGGGTTTTTTTAGCCAGGGCATTGGTGCAAGATGCAGAAGTCTACTTTATGGATGAACCCTTTCAAGGGGTTGATACTAAGACTGAAAAGGCAATTATTCAGATTTTAAAAGCCTTGAGAGATAAAGGGAAAACAGTCGTTGTGGTTCATCATGATTTACAAACGGTGCCTGATTATTTTGATCGGGTAACCTTGTTAAATAAAAAAATTATAGCAACAGGAACAATCGAAGATGTTTTTAATGACGCTAATATCCAGTCAACTTATAAAATTTAA
- a CDS encoding TVP38/TMEM64 family protein → MSDIFQKRMKLIGIALFVLIIVYIYNHYFNFMSKDYFFQQIDYYKELDLFFIGYIIAGIILCCLFVPMSWIKAGAALTMGIGRGLVASLIIANVFAIISFAIGRLLSEKFLYSWFEKYKEKHSLNYEYYMEKIQKNGFYYVLYMRNVPIITAAMLNYLCSMTTIDFKKYFLGSFIGMIPGTVLNVYLFSSVTHWTPNIFNVIILSIVILLYYIVLHKYTKKHITE, encoded by the coding sequence ATGAGTGATATATTCCAAAAGCGTATGAAATTAATAGGGATTGCATTGTTCGTATTAATCATTGTATATATATATAACCATTATTTTAACTTTATGAGTAAAGACTATTTCTTTCAACAAATTGATTATTATAAAGAATTAGATCTATTTTTTATTGGGTACATAATTGCAGGTATTATACTATGTTGTTTGTTTGTGCCAATGTCTTGGATAAAAGCCGGAGCAGCTCTTACCATGGGAATAGGAAGAGGATTGGTAGCCTCATTGATTATTGCTAATGTATTTGCAATCATTTCTTTTGCTATCGGTAGGTTACTTAGTGAAAAATTTTTATACAGTTGGTTTGAAAAGTACAAAGAAAAGCATAGTCTTAATTATGAGTATTATATGGAGAAAATACAGAAAAATGGATTTTATTATGTTTTATATATGAGGAATGTTCCTATTATTACAGCAGCAATGTTAAATTATTTATGTTCTATGACAACAATTGATTTTAAAAAATATTTTTTAGGAAGTTTCATCGGTATGATTCCAGGTACAGTTCTTAATGTCTACTTATTTTCCAGTGTAACCCATTGGACACCTAATATTTTTAATGTGATCATTCTATCAATTGTTATATTATTGTATTATATTGTTTTACATAAATACACCAAAAAGCATATTACTGAATAA